The Spodoptera frugiperda isolate SF20-4 chromosome 2, AGI-APGP_CSIRO_Sfru_2.0, whole genome shotgun sequence genome has a window encoding:
- the LOC118268977 gene encoding uncharacterized protein LOC118268977 isoform X3 gives MESRSAPPSPDEPGEAVYDSRCGRYPHPPTLQRTFASCRETARPRPHHRHATSEPARPDDHVQQSFVTAEVHDYPSSESGIAADCPHAHTSNADDSPSYDRSDFEGNSSYSLRHTPDYHHTLDCKHRPIDYNRSHTPDYNHGHGSDCDRAHGRSQTSRRPHRKHRREEDDGAQSLDERCARDLDEILPARLAAVNLSREPPPQTWNRSNIAATMERFEPVDYSYAYYDHHLSMPSSSRKVNRQRGRGGIPRDRSSRHNYVTRYGTEENIYEEITDGSRTCPKHRYAPRQSLVSLDRSVVEEEVRRVESRHKRILGELNLSVEAMLMPECESPDSERAEDRDNIEELLRVGPTDELLSPASCNPPDLDSGFSGSSSGASYVGSLRRKPTGSVPHLPAVAYGTRGAGVRILGAEECGLRCPKDIPSPRSSSCGDAKASGFWNKKAWKKISGFSSSNSINKAGLTATPTENWWCRWIP, from the coding sequence ATGGAATCACGAAGCGCGCCGCCGAGCCCCGACGAGCCCGGGGAGGCGGTGTACGACAGTCGGTGTGGACGTTACCCGCACCCTCCGACTCTGCAGCGGACCTTCGCCAGCTGCCGCGAGACCGCACGACCTCGCCCCCATCACCGTCATGCCACATCAGAACCCGCGCGACCAGACGACCACGTACAGCAGTCGTTCGTCACAGCAGAGGTTCACGACTACCCGTCCTCAGAATCCGGCATCGCTGCCGATTGCCCTCACGCTCATACTAGCAACGCTGATGACAGCCCTTCTTATGATCGCTCAGATTTTGAGGGAAATTCCAGCTATAGTCTGAGGCACACTCCTGATTATCACCATACGCTTGATTGCAAACACAGGCCTATTGATTACAATCGTAGCCACACACCTGATTACAATCATGGCCATGGATCAGACTGTGACCGAGCACACGGACGCTCACAAACATCACGCCGACCTCATAGGAAGCACAGGCGCGAGGAAGATGATGGTGCGCAGTCACTTGATGAACGATGCGCCAGAGATCTGGATGAAATCCTTCCAGCGAGGCTCGCCGCAGTCAATCTATCGAGAGAGCCTCCACCTCAGACTTGGAACAGGAGCAATATTGCAGCAACTATGGAACGATTTGAACCAGTTGATTACTCTTATGCTTACTACGACCACCACCTATCAATGCCTTCGTCATCAAGAAAAGTAAACCGTCAGCGAGGTAGAGGCGGCATACCGCGAGATAGGTCATCTCGACACAACTACGTCACTAGATATGGCACCGAAGAGAACATTTATGAAGAAATCACAGATGGCTCTAGAACGTGTCCCAAACATCGGTACGCGCCGCGTCAGTCACTAGTTTCTTTAGATAGAAGTGTTGTCGAGGAGGAAGTTCGTCGGGTAGAATCGAGGCACAAACGAATTTTGGGCGAATTGAATCTTAGTGTAGAAGCGATGCTGATGCCGGAATGCGAATCTCCCGATTCCGAGCGTGCAGAAGACAGAGACAATATCGAGGAATTGTTGCGAGTTGGTCCGACGGACGAGTTACTCTCGCCGGCAAGTTGTAATCCACCAGACTTAGACAGCGGGTTTAGTGGCAGCAGTAGCGGGGCAAGTTATGTAGGTAGTTTGCGCCGTAAACCGACGGGATCAGTGCCGCATTTGCCTGCCGTGGCGTACGGCACGCGCGGAGCCGGCGTGCGGATCCTCGGCGCTGAAGAGTGTGGCCTGCGATGTCCCAAGGACATACCGTCACCACGTAGCTCCAGCTGTGGAGATGCCAAAGCTAGCGGGTTTTGGAACAAAAAGGCCTGGAAGAAAATATCAGGTTTCTCTAGTTCTAACAGCATCAACAAAGCCGGATTAACTG
- the LOC118268977 gene encoding uncharacterized protein LOC118268977 isoform X2 yields the protein MESRSAPPSPDEPGEAVYDSRCGRYPHPPTLQRTFASCRETARPRPHHRHATSEPARPDDHVQQSFVTAEVHDYPSSESGIAADCPHAHTSNADDSPSYDRSDFEGNSSYSLRHTPDYHHTLDCKHRPIDYNRSHTPDYNHGHGSDCDRAHGRSQTSRRPHRKHRREEDDGAQSLDERCARDLDEILPARLAAVNLSREPPPQTWNRSNIAATMERFEPVDYSYAYYDHHLSMPSSSRKVNRQRGRGGIPRDRSSRHNYVTRYGTEENIYEEITDGSRTCPKHRYAPRQSLVSLDRSVVEEEVRRVESRHKRILGELNLSVEAMLMPECESPDSERAEDRDNIEELLRVGPTDELLSPASCNPPDLDSGFSGSSSGASYVGSLRRKPTGSVPHLPAVAYGTRGAGVRILGAEECGLRCPKDIPSPRSSSCGDAKASGFWNKKAWKKISGFSSSNSINKAGLTDDACRPSRAKSRTATIPYSYSNGKLVVPLDSLAQS from the coding sequence ATGGAATCACGAAGCGCGCCGCCGAGCCCCGACGAGCCCGGGGAGGCGGTGTACGACAGTCGGTGTGGACGTTACCCGCACCCTCCGACTCTGCAGCGGACCTTCGCCAGCTGCCGCGAGACCGCACGACCTCGCCCCCATCACCGTCATGCCACATCAGAACCCGCGCGACCAGACGACCACGTACAGCAGTCGTTCGTCACAGCAGAGGTTCACGACTACCCGTCCTCAGAATCCGGCATCGCTGCCGATTGCCCTCACGCTCATACTAGCAACGCTGATGACAGCCCTTCTTATGATCGCTCAGATTTTGAGGGAAATTCCAGCTATAGTCTGAGGCACACTCCTGATTATCACCATACGCTTGATTGCAAACACAGGCCTATTGATTACAATCGTAGCCACACACCTGATTACAATCATGGCCATGGATCAGACTGTGACCGAGCACACGGACGCTCACAAACATCACGCCGACCTCATAGGAAGCACAGGCGCGAGGAAGATGATGGTGCGCAGTCACTTGATGAACGATGCGCCAGAGATCTGGATGAAATCCTTCCAGCGAGGCTCGCCGCAGTCAATCTATCGAGAGAGCCTCCACCTCAGACTTGGAACAGGAGCAATATTGCAGCAACTATGGAACGATTTGAACCAGTTGATTACTCTTATGCTTACTACGACCACCACCTATCAATGCCTTCGTCATCAAGAAAAGTAAACCGTCAGCGAGGTAGAGGCGGCATACCGCGAGATAGGTCATCTCGACACAACTACGTCACTAGATATGGCACCGAAGAGAACATTTATGAAGAAATCACAGATGGCTCTAGAACGTGTCCCAAACATCGGTACGCGCCGCGTCAGTCACTAGTTTCTTTAGATAGAAGTGTTGTCGAGGAGGAAGTTCGTCGGGTAGAATCGAGGCACAAACGAATTTTGGGCGAATTGAATCTTAGTGTAGAAGCGATGCTGATGCCGGAATGCGAATCTCCCGATTCCGAGCGTGCAGAAGACAGAGACAATATCGAGGAATTGTTGCGAGTTGGTCCGACGGACGAGTTACTCTCGCCGGCAAGTTGTAATCCACCAGACTTAGACAGCGGGTTTAGTGGCAGCAGTAGCGGGGCAAGTTATGTAGGTAGTTTGCGCCGTAAACCGACGGGATCAGTGCCGCATTTGCCTGCCGTGGCGTACGGCACGCGCGGAGCCGGCGTGCGGATCCTCGGCGCTGAAGAGTGTGGCCTGCGATGTCCCAAGGACATACCGTCACCACGTAGCTCCAGCTGTGGAGATGCCAAAGCTAGCGGGTTTTGGAACAAAAAGGCCTGGAAGAAAATATCAGGTTTCTCTAGTTCTAACAGCATCAACAAAGCCGGATTAACTG
- the LOC118268977 gene encoding uncharacterized protein LOC118268977 isoform X1, producing the protein MESRSAPPSPDEPGEAVYDSRCGRYPHPPTLQRTFASCRETARPRPHHRHATSEPARPDDHVQQSFVTAEVHDYPSSESGIAADCPHAHTSNADDSPSYDRSDFEGNSSYSLRHTPDYHHTLDCKHRPIDYNRSHTPDYNHGHGSDCDRAHGRSQTSRRPHRKHRREEDDGAQSLDERCARDLDEILPARLAAVNLSREPPPQTWNRSNIAATMERFEPVDYSYAYYDHHLSMPSSSRKVNRQRGRGGIPRDRSSRHNYVTRYGTEENIYEEITDGSRTCPKHRYAPRQSLVSLDRSVVEEEVRRVESRHKRILGELNLSVEAMLMPECESPDSERAEDRDNIEELLRVGPTDELLSPASCNPPDLDSGFSGSSSGASYVGSLRRKPTGSVPHLPAVAYGTRGAGVRILGAEECGLRCPKDIPSPRSSSCGDAKASGFWNKKAWKKISGFSSSNSINKAGLTGLLVRYTFRRKSGSQGSQGKRRAEPVKCDACLSQRC; encoded by the coding sequence ATGGAATCACGAAGCGCGCCGCCGAGCCCCGACGAGCCCGGGGAGGCGGTGTACGACAGTCGGTGTGGACGTTACCCGCACCCTCCGACTCTGCAGCGGACCTTCGCCAGCTGCCGCGAGACCGCACGACCTCGCCCCCATCACCGTCATGCCACATCAGAACCCGCGCGACCAGACGACCACGTACAGCAGTCGTTCGTCACAGCAGAGGTTCACGACTACCCGTCCTCAGAATCCGGCATCGCTGCCGATTGCCCTCACGCTCATACTAGCAACGCTGATGACAGCCCTTCTTATGATCGCTCAGATTTTGAGGGAAATTCCAGCTATAGTCTGAGGCACACTCCTGATTATCACCATACGCTTGATTGCAAACACAGGCCTATTGATTACAATCGTAGCCACACACCTGATTACAATCATGGCCATGGATCAGACTGTGACCGAGCACACGGACGCTCACAAACATCACGCCGACCTCATAGGAAGCACAGGCGCGAGGAAGATGATGGTGCGCAGTCACTTGATGAACGATGCGCCAGAGATCTGGATGAAATCCTTCCAGCGAGGCTCGCCGCAGTCAATCTATCGAGAGAGCCTCCACCTCAGACTTGGAACAGGAGCAATATTGCAGCAACTATGGAACGATTTGAACCAGTTGATTACTCTTATGCTTACTACGACCACCACCTATCAATGCCTTCGTCATCAAGAAAAGTAAACCGTCAGCGAGGTAGAGGCGGCATACCGCGAGATAGGTCATCTCGACACAACTACGTCACTAGATATGGCACCGAAGAGAACATTTATGAAGAAATCACAGATGGCTCTAGAACGTGTCCCAAACATCGGTACGCGCCGCGTCAGTCACTAGTTTCTTTAGATAGAAGTGTTGTCGAGGAGGAAGTTCGTCGGGTAGAATCGAGGCACAAACGAATTTTGGGCGAATTGAATCTTAGTGTAGAAGCGATGCTGATGCCGGAATGCGAATCTCCCGATTCCGAGCGTGCAGAAGACAGAGACAATATCGAGGAATTGTTGCGAGTTGGTCCGACGGACGAGTTACTCTCGCCGGCAAGTTGTAATCCACCAGACTTAGACAGCGGGTTTAGTGGCAGCAGTAGCGGGGCAAGTTATGTAGGTAGTTTGCGCCGTAAACCGACGGGATCAGTGCCGCATTTGCCTGCCGTGGCGTACGGCACGCGCGGAGCCGGCGTGCGGATCCTCGGCGCTGAAGAGTGTGGCCTGCGATGTCCCAAGGACATACCGTCACCACGTAGCTCCAGCTGTGGAGATGCCAAAGCTAGCGGGTTTTGGAACAAAAAGGCCTGGAAGAAAATATCAGGTTTCTCTAGTTCTAACAGCATCAACAAAGCCGGATTAACTG